A window of Oncorhynchus nerka isolate Pitt River linkage group LG4, Oner_Uvic_2.0, whole genome shotgun sequence contains these coding sequences:
- the coq4 gene encoding ubiquinone biosynthesis protein COQ4 homolog, mitochondrial: protein MTRHHVRFIFGKRRLCQLAHNKEMLRSLLVSSRRSPGRGAFMFEALCVRQHHHGVDSAEVQYGGLYPGHIPTSPIQKALLAVGSGVAALQDPYRHDMVAVLGETTGHLALMTLRDRMRGDPEGYTILTERPRIRLSTLDLSKMASLPDGSFGREYLRFLEDNRVTPDSRVNVKFVDNEELAYVMQRYREVHDLLHTLLGMPTNMLGEVAVKWFEAAQTGLPMCILGAVMGPLRLSTSGLEPLVTSLGPWAVRNGRQARCVFSIFYERRWEQSLEDLRKELNIEPPPLTITATSQKATLDS, encoded by the exons ATGACACGTCATCACGTTCGCTTCATTTTTGGTAAAAGGCGCCTGTGCCAGCTAGCGCACAACAAAGAAATGTTGCGTTCACTCCTCGTTTCAAGTCGAAGAAGCCCTGGTAGGGGCGCGTTTATGTTCGAAG CCCTTTGTGTCCGGCAGCATCACCATGGCGTGGACTCTGCAGAGGTGCAGTATGGCGGACTGTACCCAGGCCACATCCCCACCAGCCCCATCCAGAAAGCCCTGTTGGCTGTCGGCTCCGGGGTGGCAGCTCTGCAAGACCCCTACAGACATG ACATGGTGGCAGTGCTGGGAGAGACGACAGGACACCTGGCCCTGATGACGCTTCGGGATCGAATGAGAGGAGACCCTGAGGGCTATACCATTCTAAC TGAGCGCCCACGGATCAGACTATCCACATTGGATCTGTCCAAGATGGCTTCCCTTCCAGATGGATCCTTTGGGAGAGAGTACCTGCGCTTCCTTGAGGACAAT AGGGTGACCCCTGACTCGAGGGTGAACGTGAAATTTGTGGATAATGAGGAGTTGGCGTACGTCATGCAGCGGTACCGAGAAGTCCACGATTTACTGCACACCTTACTAGGCATGCCCACTAACATGCTGG GTGAAGTGGCAGTAAAGTGGTTTGAGGCTGCTCAAACTGGCCTGCCCATGTGCATCCTGGGAGCAGTGATGGGACCGCTCCGTCTGTCCACAAG TGGTCTGGAGCCCTTGGTGACGTCCCTGGGACCGTGGGCTGTGAGGAATGGCCGGCAGGCCCGCTGTGTCTTCAGCATCTTCTACGAGCGCCGCTGGGAGCAGAGTCTGGAGGACCTGAGAAAGGAGCTGAACATCGAGCCTCCCCCGCTCACCATCACGGCCACCAGCCAGAAAGCCACATTAGATTCTTAG